The Parus major isolate Abel chromosome 5, Parus_major1.1, whole genome shotgun sequence genome contains a region encoding:
- the LOC107205565 gene encoding fibrinogen-like protein 1-like protein: MLLRGSAGFMLFLLSQCTVSLGTKEPVVLANAHLLPQRDYERLGNANEKDYPRDCFEILQHSKGNSRDGLYIIQPKEEPIVVFCNMQDGGWTVIQHITANSTVDFDRTWQDYKYGFGSVHENHWLGNEYMHQLTGSSVQYVLGVKLVNLNAEVKWGQYEPFLIEGEESQYRIRVGLYKGNATDALTLDTEAYLHDNQKFTTKDRDNDNYFMNCAKLELNGIPGGGWWYDACAGANLNRRNVIYWQKDCNKQHPCKFAWMMIKPIKHHQSYPTKACPCQKVEL; this comes from the exons ATGCTATTGAGGGGCTCAGCAGGATTCATGCTGTTCTTGCTCTCTCAATGCACTGTGTCTCTGGGCACCAAAGAGCCAGTGGTCCTGGCTAATGCCCACCTTCTCCCCCAAAGAGACTATGAGAGACTGGGAAACGCCAATGAAAAAG actaTCCAAGGGATTGTTTTGAGATTTTACAGCACTCCAAAGGAAATTCCAGAGATGGCCTTTACATCATCCAACCAAAAGAGGAACCAATTGTTGTTTTTTGTAACATGCAGGACGGTGGCTGGACAGTGATCCAGCACATTACAGCCAACAGTACTGTTGACTTTGACAGAACCTGGCAGGACTACAAATATGGATTTGGCTCTGTTCATGAGAACCACTGGTTAGGAAATGAATACATGCATCAATTAACTGGCAGCTCAGTGCAATATGTACTTGGAGTTAAACTTGTAAATCTAAATGCTGAAGTCAAATGGGGACAGTATGAGCCATTCCTGATTGAGGGGGAAGAGTCTCAATACCGAATCAGGGTTGGTCTTTACAAAGGCAACGCCACTGATGCGCTGACCCTGGACACGGAAGCTTATCTCCATGACAACCAGAAGTTCACCACCAAGGACAGAGACAATGACAATTACTTTATGAATTGTGCTAAGCTGGAACTCAATGGTATACCTGGGGGAGGCTGGTGGTATGATGCATGTGCTGGAGCAAATCTAAACCGCAGGAATGTGATATACTGGCAAAAAGACTGCAACAAGCAACACCCGTGCAAGTTTGCATGGATGATGATCAAACCCATCAAGCACCACCAGTCATACCCTACCAAGGCCTGCCCCTGTCAGAAAGTTGAACTGTAG